CGAATGGTGAATTGCTTAATGTAGTCTTCCTTTGCGTAATCCTTATCCAAAACCTGCTTGAAAAGAATACGCAGGTTCTCATATTTAGGAATCCAGCCCGTAGGACCCTTTATCGCATACACCTCATTATGCACACGCAGCTCCATCCACTTCACCCATACATGCTTGTCCCGAACACCGTTTAAGAATTTGCCTTCTTTATCTCGAAGAAAATAGTTAACGCCAAAGACAAGAGATGTTTTCTTAAGTTTCTTACCAAATTCTAAGTTATTGCGGATATACTTACCTAAAAGAATAGAGATAAAATCCTGAATGCTCATAAGATTTATCTCAGGGACGCCCTCTTTGCCAATAGTGGCAAAGGTTGTTTCTGTTTCTAATGCAGCGCCATAGGCAATAATACCATGCTCCCAATTAAAACTCTGCTGCACCGGCACATAGCTTTTTGCATCGCGGCCGCCATACATTATGCCGTCTAATGCCACGCCCTTTGGATTATCTAATTCAGGATCAACATTCTCTAAAACTCCCAAATCTACAGCGTAACGAGCATTTTTGTGTGCCGGAGGAATTTTGTTGCCTTTATTATCAGTTTTGCCCTCCTGCCAATTTCCGGAAAAATTTACTCCTTCTTTAGGAAGCGCGCAATCCATACCTAACCAATATGGCCTGCCATCCTTTACCAGAATATTGGAAAAGATTACCTCACCAGGCGTAGTAAGTACTTTATGGATAGCAGGATCATCGGCAGAATTAACATTCTGGATAATGCCGAAGATTCCGGCTTCAGCATTCACTGCTTGG
The sequence above is drawn from the bacterium genome and encodes:
- a CDS encoding phosphoenolpyruvate carboxykinase (GTP), with protein sequence TIRKADKEGWLAEHMLLMGVHGPNGRKTYLAGAFPSACGKTSTAMLSGETIVGDDIAYFRNIDDCAQAVNAEAGIFGIIQNVNSADDPAIHKVLTTPGEVIFSNILVKDGRPYWLGMDCALPKEGVNFSGNWQEGKTDNKGNKIPPAHKNARYAVDLGVLENVDPELDNPKGVALDGIMYGGRDAKSYVPVQQSFNWEHGIIAYGAALETETTFATIGKEGVPEINLMSIQDFISILLGKYIRNNLEFGKKLKKTSLVFGVNYFLRDKEGKFLNGVRDKHVWVKWMELRVHNEVYAIKGPTGWIPKYENLRILFKQVLDKDYAKEDYIKQFTIRVPENLAKLERVERFHRENLADAPQALFEVLSQQRDRLLQAQKHFGDYISPESLELE